The following is a genomic window from candidate division WOR-3 bacterium.
CGGGGGTAAATAAAGAGAGAGAGGAAAAGGAAGTAGGCGATGAAGGTTGGGTCTAACAATAATCCTTGCCCTGAACCCCGCCAGGACCGGAAGGTAGCAACGGTAAAGGGAAAAGGGTTAGTTGTTAGGTTGCCTGGCCCGAGCCGATGCCTTTTTCTCACTCTTTATTTACCTTCCAACCTGTTGCATGGCCGCTCAAAAAGGGAAGTGGGAGATGCATAAGATTCTCTCCCTCAAATATCGCCCTCAGACTTTTGATGAGATTGAAGGGCAGGAGCATATCAAAAATACCTTAAAAAAGGCGATTGAGAACAATAAAATTGCTAATGCCTATCTCTTCTGCGGTCCCCGAGGGGTGGGAAAGACCACAACCGCTCGGGTCTTAGCCCGTTGCCTCAACTGCACCGCCGGGAACGGACCAACAGTAAATCCTTGTGGGAAATGCCCACCCTGTGAAGATATCAAAAACTCCCGTAGTATTGATGTCTTAGAAATTGACGGGGCTTCCAATCGGCAGATTGACGATATCAGAAACCTTCGGGAGAATGTGAAATACGCTCCGGTCTTTTCCCGGTATAAGATTTATATCATTGACGAAGTCCATATGCTCACGAAAGAGGCTTTCAATGCCTTACTAAAAACCTTAGAAGAGCCACCACCCCATGTGAAATTCATCTTTGCCACCACTGCTCCCCATAAATTACCGGAGACCATCCTCTCGCGGTGCCAAAGGTTTGATTTCCGGAAGGCAGAAGTAGGGGAGATTGTCAACCGTCTGAAGAGGATTGCGGAGAAGGAAGGGATAAAGATTGAAGAATCCGCCCTTTATCTCATCGCCCGAAGGAGTGATGGAGCGATCAGAGACGGGGAAGTACTTTTAGACCAGATCGCCGCCTATTCGGATAAGATGATTACCGGGAAACTGGTGGAAGAGATATTGGATATCATTCCCGAAGAGACCTACTTCTCCTATTTTAATATTCTAAAAAAGGGAGAGGTTAAATCCCTCTTCTCCTTCCTCTCCAAACTTTCCGAAGCCGCTTATGACCCGATAGAATTTTACTCCGGTATCATAAGATTTTTCCGCACCCTCCTTTTAGTTAAAAATGAACTTCCGGCAAAGACCTTAGGTCTCTCTGTGGAAGATTACCAAAAGTTTCAAAGGTGTGCCGATCTTCTTCCTCTGGATGAGATCACACGCATCCTCTCCCTTCTCTTAGATTCCGAAGAGATGATGCGGCGCACCTTCTTTCCGGAAATTCTCTTAGAGGTCATCTCCTTAAAGATCAGACCTAACCTTTAATGGAGGAGTTAAAAAAGATTATTACCCTTCTCTCCCAATTTCCAGGGATTGGAAGAAAAACCGCGGAGCGGATTGCCTTTTTCATCTTAAAGATGGATGAGGGAAAGGTTAAAGAACTTTCCTCTGCTATTGTCCTCTGGCGGCAATTGGTAAAGCCCTGCCCCCTCTGTTTTAATATCACCACCAGAGAGAGATGCGAAATCTGTGAAGACCCAAAGAGGGAGAGGGATACCCTCTGTGTGGTTGAAGATGCTTCTGACTTGTATGCCATAGAAAATACCCATTCATATAAGGGGCTCTATTTTGTTTTGGGTGGCGTGATAAAAGATGAAGGGACAAAAAGGGCTTTACGGTTAAAGGAATTGGAGGAGAGGGTGAAAAGGGATAAGATTAAAGAGGTGATCATCGCCACCAATCCCACGACCGAAGGGGAATTGACCGCCCTCCATTTGGCAAAACTCTTGAAGCCGTTTGGGGTTAAACTCACCCGGATCGCTCGGGGTATCCCCTTTGGTGCTCACTTAGAATTGGCAGATAGTATTACCATCTCTCAAGCCTTAGAGGGGCGGAAAGAGATTTAATAAAAAGTTGTTTTAAAAAATAAGTTATTAGTAAGACAATGATCTTTATAAGAAAGAGATAAAAAATCTTTAATTATTTTATAAGATATTCAATTTAAATGACTTATAAAAATATAATTTTAGAAAAAAATTAAAATTTCTCTTAAAAATTTATTGTCTTATCAGTATTATTATATTAGGAGGCCTTATGGGTAGAAGAGATATAAATAGTCAGTATCTGGAGGCAGTTAATAGATACTGCTACCTTTTGCTCAATTCCTCACTTAAATTCCGGCGGAAGAAGTTTGATTATCCGGTGCCGATGGAGATACCGGACCAAAGATTTTTCTACCGCTCATTATCAGAAACTTTACCTCCGGCGATAGAGACTGAGATGAGAAGAGTAGAAGGAAAGATTGAAGAGGTTAAAGAAAGGGCAAAAGAGGAAAATTTTATTATCCCCTTAGAGCAAATTCGCACCCAATACGGATTGAGCAAAGAGGAGTGGTTAATCTTGGCTTTCCTTTTCTTTGCTCGGTTTAATGAAGGACACCGTGATAAAAAGATAGAAGGACTAACCTTACTCCGTCTTGTCTCCTTTCGCGAGAACCCATTAAATAAAATAGAAATCCTTTCCCCAAAGGGGAAGTTGCGAGGAAATGGTTTAATTAAATTAGAAACCGACCGCTACTCTTGGGAAGAGAAAAGGATGCTCTTTGAGGAATCCTTCTCCCTCACTGAGGAGATCTTCTATCAGATTGCTGGGGTGGAAAATTGGCGAGAATTGGAGGATTTAGAAAAAGAGAGACCTAAAGAATCTTTACTCATCATCCGGGAACCCGAGATTTCCTTTAACCATTTGGTTTTACCCCGAGAAGTAAAAGAAAAGATTGATAATGCCCTTTGGCAATACGAAAATGGAGAAAAGGTCTACGAAAGATACGGGCTAAAAGAGAAGATTCCTTATTGTCAACCGGTGGTGATACTTTTCTATGGTCCATCCGGCACGGGCAAGACCGCAACCAGTGAGGCAATCGCCAAACATCTCAATAAAAAGATTGGAATTGCCAACTACGCCCAAATCTATGATTGTTGGGTTGGGGAATCGGAAAAGAATATCCTCAGGCTCTTTGCCGAAGCGAAGAGAAAGGATTGTCTCCTTCTATTTGACGAAGCCGACTCCCTTTTTGCCGAAAGGTTTAACGAAGGTCGTTCCGTAGAGCGGATGCACAATCTAATGACCAACCTCTTAATGCAGAAACTGGAAGATTTCTCCGGGATTATCGTCTTAACAACCAATCGGGAGGTAGTAATTGATAAGGCATTTGAGAGGCGGATTTTATTGAAGTTGAAGTTTGATTTGCCTCCTAAGGAGATGAGGATAAAAATCTGGCAACTCTTCTTAAAAGATTGTCCCCAATTGAGCCGGGATGTTTCCTTTGAAGAATTGAGTGATTATCCGTTGCCCGGGGGTAAAATCAAAAATGCGGTAATCAAGAGCGTAATGAGATGCGCCCAAGAAAATAGAGAAATCAAAATGGCAGATTTAATCCAAGCCGCCGCAGAAGAACTGAAAGGGACATTTTCAAACCGAGAAAGGATTGGATTTTAAAGGGCAATAATAGTCTTCTCTTGTCTATTTGAATCTCATTTTAAGATAATTATCTTGTAAGCATCCTTTTCTTTCTCTTCCAGATTTAAGAAGTAAATGCCGGAAGGGAGATTCTTCAGCGCTAAAGACCGAAATTCCGGTTTCAAGAGAAACTCTTTCACCCTTTTCCCTAGTGCATCGTAAAGAATCGCCTTCTTATTTTCCTTGTGTTTTAGGAGATAGGCAATCTCCAAATTTCCTTTGAGAATTGTCGGATAAATCCGGAAAGATTCATCTATCGGATTCCGATAAGAGACCTCTTTTTCCCAAATACCGACTTGTGGTTCTCCGGTCTCAAAAGAGATTGCCCTGCCCGAAACTAAAGGTGCCTGTGCCCGATGGTAGGTACCGTTGTAAAGCCCGCAGATACCACGAGTGGAGGTATTATTCTCAATACCAACAGTATTGGAGACATAGTTATTACTTGAATAATACTGGAAGACAATTCGGTTATCACCGGTCGGCGTGGGAATGGTCGTATCATAGACGATTATCTCAAACTTATCCCATTGGCTATTAGGACTGAAATAGTGAACCGAATCCCATTCAATAATAAATCTATGGGAGTCTGGTTCGTAGAGATACCAAATTCTATTACCATAAGGTGGATATAAGTCATCCCAGTTGATACAGATCATAGAATGGGGATTGGTAGAGGTTGGGTCCGGGAGTTGCTGGTTGGAATAAGCAGTGGAGGTTGTCCTTCCCGGCATAATCCAACCGTTACCGCAGATAGAAAGCGATTCGGCAAATCTCTGCCCATAATACTTAAAGACAAAGGGTAAAGGAATTCTTATTGTCTGGTCATCCGAGGTGATCGGGAGTTGGGTTCCTCGGTTGCGCAATTCAATCCAACGGTATTTTGGATGTTGGCGATAGAGGGTATCAATATTGTCATATGCCCAGTAGATCGCTGGCTCACCATCAGGAATTGGGTCGGTAATCGTGATTTCGCCAACTTCTAAATTAAATCTCAAACTATCGGTATAACCGGTCCCGGAAAGGTAAAGGGAAAAACTGATAACCCTTCCCCTCGGTGTCTGAGGATTGGCGGAGAGGATAAACTTATCTCCATAATTTCCCCTTTGGGAATCTGGTGGAATATTACCAAAGGCGCCAAAAGAATCGGAGATTGTGAGATACGAATCTTGGGTTCTTAAAATCCCTGAGACATTATTGGCAGAGACTCTTCCCATATTCTTTAAGATGACAACCAGACTTACTGTCTCCCCCGGGTCTAAACGTTGGTTATT
Proteins encoded in this region:
- the dnaX gene encoding DNA polymerase III subunit gamma/tau — translated: MHKILSLKYRPQTFDEIEGQEHIKNTLKKAIENNKIANAYLFCGPRGVGKTTTARVLARCLNCTAGNGPTVNPCGKCPPCEDIKNSRSIDVLEIDGASNRQIDDIRNLRENVKYAPVFSRYKIYIIDEVHMLTKEAFNALLKTLEEPPPHVKFIFATTAPHKLPETILSRCQRFDFRKAEVGEIVNRLKRIAEKEGIKIEESALYLIARRSDGAIRDGEVLLDQIAAYSDKMITGKLVEEILDIIPEETYFSYFNILKKGEVKSLFSFLSKLSEAAYDPIEFYSGIIRFFRTLLLVKNELPAKTLGLSVEDYQKFQRCADLLPLDEITRILSLLLDSEEMMRRTFFPEILLEVISLKIRPNL
- the recR gene encoding recombination mediator RecR, which encodes MEELKKIITLLSQFPGIGRKTAERIAFFILKMDEGKVKELSSAIVLWRQLVKPCPLCFNITTRERCEICEDPKRERDTLCVVEDASDLYAIENTHSYKGLYFVLGGVIKDEGTKRALRLKELEERVKRDKIKEVIIATNPTTEGELTALHLAKLLKPFGVKLTRIARGIPFGAHLELADSITISQALEGRKEI
- a CDS encoding ATP-binding protein, encoding MGRRDINSQYLEAVNRYCYLLLNSSLKFRRKKFDYPVPMEIPDQRFFYRSLSETLPPAIETEMRRVEGKIEEVKERAKEENFIIPLEQIRTQYGLSKEEWLILAFLFFARFNEGHRDKKIEGLTLLRLVSFRENPLNKIEILSPKGKLRGNGLIKLETDRYSWEEKRMLFEESFSLTEEIFYQIAGVENWRELEDLEKERPKESLLIIREPEISFNHLVLPREVKEKIDNALWQYENGEKVYERYGLKEKIPYCQPVVILFYGPSGTGKTATSEAIAKHLNKKIGIANYAQIYDCWVGESEKNILRLFAEAKRKDCLLLFDEADSLFAERFNEGRSVERMHNLMTNLLMQKLEDFSGIIVLTTNREVVIDKAFERRILLKLKFDLPPKEMRIKIWQLFLKDCPQLSRDVSFEELSDYPLPGGKIKNAVIKSVMRCAQENREIKMADLIQAAAEELKGTFSNRERIGF